A genomic segment from Branchiostoma floridae strain S238N-H82 chromosome 7, Bfl_VNyyK, whole genome shotgun sequence encodes:
- the LOC118419756 gene encoding hydroxysteroid 11-beta-dehydrogenase 1-like protein, with protein MSRLAWASLVVVLAAVGIGVYWNYDGFDPETIRGATVVITGCSTGIGEEMAYQYARLGAKILITARRENRLKEVVAKAVSLGAQEAHYVAGDMGKAEDCERTIQTAKEKFGRLDYLVLNHVGTSVRSTRDFKKLQPWDEDPDMDFLVDVLNINLVSYVRLASLALPLLKESSGHIVVMTALGAKIAAPNLAWGAAVKFALDGFFSSLRVELLKAGQDVSVTLAIIGLIRTHGMQEMLQKTEKGREMLKMTVPVDDTARAIIRGGATRAREVYYPAAFCWTLTKLRAIVPTFADNFLFHREL; from the exons ATGTCTCGTCTAGCGTGGGCCAGTCTTGTGGTAGTGTTGGCTGCTGTGGGGATCGGGGTCTACTGGAACTACGATGGCTTCGATCCAG AGACAATACGCGGTGCAACAGTTGTCATCACGGGCTGCAGTACCGGCATCGGCGAAGAGATGGCGTACCAGTACGCCCGGCTGGGAGCAAAGATCCTCATCACAGCCAGGCGGGAGAACAGACTGAAGGAG GTCGTGGCGAAGGCCGTGTCTCTGGGAGCCCAGGAGGCGCACTACGTGGCCGGGGACATGGGGAAGGCGGAGGACTGTGAGAGAACCATTCAAACAGCCAAGGAGAAATTCG GACGCCTTGACTATTTAGTCCTGAACCACGTAGGTACAAGCGTCAGGAGTACTCGTGACTTTAAGAAGTTACAGCCTTGGGACGAGGACCCTGATATGGACTTCCTCGTGGACGTGTTAAACATCAACCTGGTCAGTTACGTGCGACTGGCCTCGCTGGCCCTGCCTCTGCTGAAGGAGAGTAGCGGGCACATCGTGGTCATGACTGCTCTCGGTG CAAAGATTGCAGCCCCTAACCTGGCCTGGGGCGCAGCGGTGAAGTTCGCCCTGGACGGGTTCTTCAGCTCGCTCCGTGTGGAACTGCTGAAGGCCGGACAGGACGTGTCCGTCACCCTGGCAATTATCGGCTTGATCAGGACACACGGGATGCAGGAAATGTTACAA AAAACGGAGAAGGGACGAGAGATGCTGAAGATGACCGTGCCTGTGGACGACACAGCCCGCGCCATCATCCGGGGAGGGGCAACCCGCGCCCGCGAGGTCTACTACCCGGCAGCCTTTTGCTGGACGCTCACCAAACTCAGGGCCATCGTTCCCACCTTCGCCGATAACTTCTTATTCCACAGGGAG ttgtga